A window from Luteibacter flocculans encodes these proteins:
- a CDS encoding universal stress protein, with protein MFKHILVATDGSPVAAVATHTAVELAKACGAALTAVHVIEPFHATAYGKFMLPSSEAVYLHHARLEAVRYLRDVEEAATVAGVTCTTSYEAGAPVHQVIEEAAQERHCDLIVVGSHGRRGLQRLLLGSVAQKLLLTATLPVLVCRAPHGTS; from the coding sequence ATGTTCAAGCACATCCTCGTGGCTACGGACGGTTCGCCCGTCGCCGCCGTCGCCACCCACACCGCCGTCGAACTGGCGAAGGCGTGTGGTGCGGCGCTGACCGCCGTACATGTCATCGAACCGTTCCACGCCACGGCCTACGGCAAGTTCATGCTGCCGTCGAGCGAAGCGGTCTACCTCCATCACGCCCGCCTGGAGGCTGTCCGTTACCTTCGCGATGTCGAAGAAGCCGCCACCGTGGCGGGTGTGACCTGCACGACCTCGTATGAAGCCGGCGCCCCGGTCCACCAGGTGATCGAGGAGGCGGCACAAGAGCGCCACTGCGACCTGATCGTCGTGGGCTCGCATGGCCGCCGCGGCCTGCAACGGCTGTTGCTGGGCAGCGTGGCGCAGAAGCTGCTTCTGACGGCGACGTTGCCCGTACTCGTCTGCCGCGCGCCACACGGCACGTCCTGA
- a CDS encoding cation-translocating P-type ATPase: MMGIHATSPHPDDTVGLSDAEARERLRRDGPNVLIASEGFRSLRVLRELLREPMLLMLIAAAAIYGAIGSAAEAFFLAASVLIVVGITFAQEFRAEGALAALRELAAPTAHVIREGVEREIPASAVVLGDVVLLREGDKVPADGTLVAGTILLDESLLTGESVAVQRSAGDAQDHAVHAATLVVGGNGRMQVTAIGARTAVGQIGGALAGALASPSALQKAAARIVRLFAVLALALALAVAWGSWWWAGSSPLNAALAGIALAMAVLPEEVPVILAVFYALGARRIAQHGVLTRRLAAVEAMGTISLLAVDKTGTLTQNQMEVASVTDAAGVPRDLAGPLDDADVALLGAASDACQAHSLDPTDRAIVAYATHRLGHTEPAEPLAACVWETPVSEGRPFVSRLLTKGSADWVLATKGAPEAILALCDVDDDTRSRLRARAVAFAQQGMRVLAVAVAHGTGMPPTRDGAGVHQRFLGLVALADPLREEVPAAIGICREAGIRVVMLTGDHPATASSIGAQAGLRVENVLTGAELDGMSEPELARRLVDVDVYARVQPTQKLRLVKAFRRAGYVVGMTGDGVNDAPALRSADVGVAMGARGSDVARDSADLVLLDDRFSSLVTGIRLGRRVYDNVKRSMRFVSAVHVPIVCLAIVPVILRWPPVLLPVQIALLEMIIDPACSIVFEAMPERPDVMRHAPRRPNESPFAGRNIGIGIAQGAGAGAILTLAHLLSLHLGSSYEAASLATFLGLLGAALMLAFAGRGSPRVQATPWLMGLGALVLAVGLATSYLPWLRGILHFAPPTAMTLATLAGSLLTLWAWLAGVALLERRLRFARHPASVDALRASPHHAPTREIPP, from the coding sequence TTCTCGCCGCGTCCGTACTCATCGTGGTCGGCATCACCTTCGCCCAGGAATTCCGCGCCGAGGGCGCGCTCGCCGCGCTTCGCGAACTCGCGGCCCCGACCGCTCACGTCATCCGTGAAGGTGTGGAACGGGAGATTCCCGCCAGTGCGGTCGTGCTCGGCGACGTCGTACTTCTTCGCGAAGGAGACAAGGTGCCCGCCGATGGCACGCTTGTCGCCGGTACGATTCTCCTGGACGAGTCGCTGCTGACCGGCGAGTCCGTCGCGGTGCAACGCTCGGCAGGCGATGCACAGGACCACGCGGTTCACGCGGCGACGCTGGTCGTCGGCGGGAACGGGCGCATGCAGGTCACCGCCATCGGAGCCCGTACCGCCGTCGGACAGATCGGCGGCGCCCTGGCAGGTGCGCTGGCGTCGCCTTCCGCCTTGCAAAAAGCTGCGGCGCGCATCGTGCGGCTGTTCGCCGTGCTTGCGCTTGCCCTCGCGCTGGCGGTGGCGTGGGGCAGTTGGTGGTGGGCCGGATCGTCGCCATTGAACGCCGCGCTCGCCGGCATTGCGCTTGCCATGGCCGTGCTGCCGGAAGAGGTGCCGGTGATACTGGCCGTGTTCTACGCGCTCGGCGCAAGACGCATCGCCCAGCACGGCGTGCTCACGCGCCGTCTGGCGGCCGTCGAGGCCATGGGCACGATTTCGCTGCTTGCCGTCGACAAGACCGGCACGCTGACCCAGAACCAGATGGAAGTGGCTTCGGTCACCGATGCCGCGGGCGTGCCGCGCGATCTGGCGGGTCCTCTCGACGATGCCGATGTCGCCTTGCTCGGCGCCGCGTCGGACGCCTGCCAGGCGCACTCCCTGGACCCCACCGACCGCGCCATCGTCGCCTACGCGACGCATCGTCTCGGCCATACCGAACCAGCCGAGCCCCTTGCCGCATGTGTGTGGGAAACGCCGGTGAGCGAGGGGCGGCCATTCGTGTCGCGACTGCTGACGAAAGGCAGCGCTGACTGGGTCCTGGCCACCAAGGGCGCACCGGAGGCGATTCTCGCGCTATGCGACGTGGATGACGACACCCGTTCGCGCCTTCGCGCCCGTGCCGTGGCGTTTGCACAACAAGGCATGCGCGTGCTGGCGGTAGCGGTCGCTCACGGAACGGGCATGCCGCCGACACGAGATGGCGCGGGCGTGCACCAGCGGTTCCTGGGCTTGGTCGCGCTCGCCGACCCGCTCAGGGAAGAGGTTCCCGCGGCCATCGGTATATGCCGCGAAGCGGGAATTCGTGTCGTGATGTTGACCGGCGACCATCCCGCCACCGCTTCCTCGATTGGCGCGCAGGCCGGCCTGCGCGTGGAGAACGTCCTGACCGGTGCGGAGCTCGACGGCATGAGCGAGCCGGAACTCGCCCGCCGCCTGGTCGACGTGGACGTCTACGCGCGAGTGCAGCCCACCCAGAAACTCCGTCTGGTGAAGGCGTTCCGCCGGGCCGGCTACGTGGTGGGCATGACCGGCGACGGTGTCAACGACGCCCCTGCCCTGCGCTCTGCAGACGTCGGCGTGGCGATGGGCGCCCGCGGAAGCGATGTCGCACGGGACTCGGCGGACCTCGTGCTCCTCGACGATCGCTTTTCCTCGCTGGTGACAGGCATCCGCCTGGGCAGGCGCGTCTACGACAACGTCAAGCGCTCCATGCGCTTCGTGTCGGCCGTCCACGTCCCGATCGTCTGCCTCGCGATCGTACCGGTCATCCTGCGCTGGCCGCCCGTATTGCTGCCTGTCCAGATCGCGTTGCTGGAAATGATCATCGACCCGGCCTGTTCGATCGTGTTCGAAGCCATGCCTGAGCGACCCGACGTGATGCGTCACGCACCCAGGCGCCCGAACGAATCCCCGTTCGCGGGCCGCAATATCGGCATCGGCATCGCGCAGGGCGCGGGTGCTGGCGCGATCCTGACGCTCGCGCACCTGCTCTCCTTGCATCTGGGCTCGAGCTACGAGGCGGCGTCCCTCGCGACCTTCCTGGGTCTGCTCGGTGCAGCGCTGATGCTCGCATTCGCGGGACGCGGTTCTCCGCGGGTGCAGGCCACACCCTGGCTCATGGGACTGGGCGCGCTGGTTCTGGCTGTCGGATTGGCGACGAGTTATCTGCCCTGGTTGCGCGGCATCCTGCATTTCGCTCCGCCGACTGCGATGACTTTGGCGACGCTTGCAGGTTCGCTCTTGACGCTGTGGGCATGGCTCGCTGGCGTCGCTTTGCTGGAACGCCGACTCCGCTTCGCGCGCCACCCAGCCTCCGTTGATGCTCTGCGCGCGTCACCTCATCACGCACCCACCAGGGAGATACCCCCATGA
- a CDS encoding universal stress protein: MPKPPFTSTSGDTGAMQTCLPTAGDVLAIVASPHDVASYVACRLAARAHGSVTGCAMSTAFLGGHGFSHEATVLSLLDAPPSTVHAHDMEPGGNGDAFVHLARHEGVHSASWAVIETDVAARLSALASWHDLIVVQRPGDTGADPIDGLNQLLLRTGLPCLVLPVVCTPSSVFDRVVLAWDGSRAATKALRAVLPLLMAAKDVLLLDGATEPASSSVPQFDPITFLARHGVEATRTLLDVAPSAAGPALLERSRRFEADLLVMGAYGHAPLRERIFGGATRHVFGHGDIATFLHH, encoded by the coding sequence ATGCCCAAGCCCCCCTTTACCTCGACGAGCGGCGACACCGGCGCCATGCAGACATGCCTGCCGACGGCTGGCGATGTGCTTGCCATCGTGGCCTCACCGCACGATGTCGCCTCGTACGTCGCCTGCCGTCTCGCGGCACGTGCCCATGGTTCGGTCACCGGCTGTGCGATGTCGACCGCTTTCCTCGGCGGTCATGGCTTCAGCCACGAAGCCACCGTGCTGTCGCTATTGGATGCCCCACCGTCGACCGTGCATGCGCACGACATGGAACCCGGCGGCAACGGCGACGCGTTCGTGCATCTCGCCCGCCATGAGGGTGTGCACTCGGCGTCGTGGGCCGTCATCGAGACGGACGTCGCTGCGCGTCTGTCCGCATTGGCATCGTGGCATGACCTGATCGTGGTCCAGCGTCCGGGCGATACCGGCGCCGATCCGATCGACGGGCTCAACCAGTTGCTGTTGCGCACAGGCCTGCCATGCCTCGTCCTGCCGGTTGTCTGCACGCCCAGCAGCGTATTCGATCGCGTCGTACTGGCGTGGGACGGCAGCCGTGCCGCCACCAAGGCTCTTCGCGCCGTGCTGCCACTGCTCATGGCCGCAAAGGACGTGTTGCTGCTCGACGGCGCTACGGAGCCGGCATCCAGCAGCGTACCGCAGTTCGATCCCATAACTTTTCTGGCGAGACATGGGGTGGAAGCGACACGCACGCTGCTCGACGTCGCCCCGTCGGCGGCTGGCCCGGCCTTGCTGGAACGAAGCCGGCGTTTCGAAGCCGACCTGCTTGTGATGGGCGCCTATGGGCATGCGCCTCTGCGCGAGCGCATTTTCGGCGGCGCCACCCGCCACGTCTTCGGCCACGGCGACATCGCCACCTTCCTTCACCATTGA
- a CDS encoding universal stress protein, with product MKILLPVDGSAQSNRAARFVIRQWLQRGDLPDLTVVHVDLPLSAHISGYLGAESVAQFHARNSELALRPVRRLLAKAGHTHEEVTCVGDPAEEIVRIATKGRHELIAMGSHGRGAVGSMFLGSVVLKVLSRSKVPVVVVR from the coding sequence ATGAAGATCCTGTTACCCGTCGATGGCAGTGCGCAAAGCAACCGGGCCGCACGCTTCGTGATCCGGCAGTGGCTGCAGCGCGGCGACCTGCCGGACCTGACCGTCGTGCACGTGGATCTACCCTTGAGCGCGCACATCAGCGGTTACCTCGGAGCGGAATCGGTGGCCCAGTTCCATGCACGCAACAGCGAGCTGGCGCTGCGGCCGGTCCGGCGCCTGCTCGCCAAGGCCGGGCATACCCACGAAGAGGTGACGTGCGTCGGCGACCCGGCGGAGGAGATCGTGCGTATCGCCACCAAGGGACGCCATGAGCTGATTGCCATGGGTTCGCACGGTCGCGGCGCGGTCGGCAGCATGTTCCTCGGCTCGGTGGTGCTGAAGGTGCTGTCGCGCTCTAAGGTGCCGGTGGTCGTTGTGCGCTGA